A portion of the Chiloscyllium punctatum isolate Juve2018m chromosome 5, sChiPun1.3, whole genome shotgun sequence genome contains these proteins:
- the LOC140477431 gene encoding uncharacterized protein isoform X3 encodes MLSEMKDLQAEVEFIQLEIRKKNARIAALHSEQELFSRNLHLAQDARSSEKKLLTEELIQMKKLKEVANQDMAYKESELKKIKQELETTVVALTDEARQVWLLETQLNQHVEKHQATEAKLEEKKSELLKTQVALHQLEEKYYTSTASIQDNIAQELRDEISSLQQKLRDKVLLMEEDKFLRNKMAEDCGRLTKENALLHSHLLELTKELERVQAFRDEKNSKHSTNVIQLTSLKERERQLEMELSHLKRMMKEEEKKVLTAMEQLQHLEQGKSSGELKGTSLRNQLATLENRQSNIKLENTQLKREKASLVEHISELHKQISEKDDEIFLMKAHIHRLAQDLNCLKSQLKMESSLHSGSWKEISSIADSMKQVANTMNQRNVNTTSIYS; translated from the exons GACCTGCAAGCAGAAGTTGAATTCATCCAGCTAGAAATTAGAAAGAAAAATGCCCGAATTGCAGCTTTGCACTCTGAGCAGGAACTCTTCTCCAGGAACCTTCATTTAGCACAAG ATGCtcgttccagtgaaaaaaaattatTGACAGAGGAACTGATTCAAATGAAGAAACTGAAGGAAGTTGCCAATCAGGATATGGCTTACAAGGAATCTGAGCTGAAGAAGATCAAACAAGAGCTGGAAACGACTGTTGTTGCATTAACAGATGAAGCACGTCAAGTCTGGTTGCTAGAAACACAG CTTAATCAGCATGTTGAGAAGCACCAGGCTACAGAAGCTAAACTTGAAGAAAAGAAGTCAGAATTATTAAAGACCCAGGTTGCCCTTCATCAACTTGAGGAGAAGTACTACACCAGTACTGCATCCATACAAGACAATATTGCCCAggaactgag GGATGAAATCAGCAGTTTGCAACAAAAGCTGAGGGACAAAGTGTTGTTGATGGAGGAAGACAAGTTTCTCAGAAATAAAATGGCGGAGGATTGTGGTCGCTTGACAAAGGAAAATGCCCTCTTGCACTCTCATTTACTGGAACTAACTAAAGAGCTGGAAAGG GTTCAAGCATTTAGGGACGAGAAGAATTCTAAGCATTCAACCAATGTCATACAGTTGACTTCTCtaaaagagcgagagagacaacTTGAAATGGAATTATCTCATTTAAAAAGGATGATGAAGGAAGAggagaaaaaggttctcactgccATGGAACAG TTGCAGCATCTAGAACAAGGAAAAAGCTCTGGTGAACTGAAAGGAACGTCACTCCGGAATCAACTGGCTACACTGGAGAATCGCCAATCCAATATTAAGCTGGAAAACACTCAATTAAAGAGAGAGAAAGCCAGTCTAGTTGAACATATCTCTGAATTACATAAACAG ATTTCTGAAAAAGATGATGAAATTTTTCTCATGAAAGCACATATTCATAGACTGGCTCAGGATCTAAACTGTCTGAAATCCCAACTCAAGATGGAAAGTTCCCTACATTCAGGAAGTTGGAAAGAAATTTCTAGCATTGCTGATAGCATGAAACAAGTAGCAAATACAATGAACCAAAGGAATGTAAACACCACTTCAATATACTCCTAA